AATTGACCTTCATCAGGTGGAAGGCCTCAAGCGCATCCGCATCAGTTCGATCGAGGCAAGCCAAATCACCGATGAAGTGATCGAGGTCATCAACAACTCCGATCGTGTCGTACGCCATCTGCATGTACCGTTGCAAGCGGGCGATGACGAAGTGTTGAAGCGCATGCGCCGCAAGTATACGACTGCTGAGTTTTACGAAAGAATGGTCAAAGTACGCGAAGCATTGCCAGGAGCAGCGATTACGACAGACGTCATCGTAGGCTTCCCTGGTGAGACCGAAGAGCAATTCTGGAACGGATACGAGTTTATGAAGAAAATCGGTTTCGCCGAGATGCACGTATTTCCGTACTCCATGCGTACAGGTACACCAGCAGCGCGTATGACGGATCAAATTCCTGAAGAGGAAAAGAACGAGCGCGTTGCGAAGCTTCTGGAGCTCAATCAGGAACTGACCTTGGCATACTCCAAGAAATTCGTAGGGGATGTACTGGAAGTCATTCCAGAGCGTCCGTTTAAAGAAGCACCTGATAGCGGTCTTCTGATGGGCTATTCGGACAACTACCTGAACGTCGTCTTCCCTGGCGATGAGAGCATGATCGGCAAGATTTGCAAGGTCAGACTGGATGAACCAGGCTCGGAATACTGCAAAGGGACTTTTGTTCGCGTAGTGGAAACAGAGGCGCTGCCTTACCTGAAGGAGCGAGCTATATGACGGAGATATCGGCTGGGGGCGTTGTATACCAGAAGCAAGACGCAGAGTACATGCTCCTATTGATTGAAGACCGCTATGGCAAGGTAACACTCGCAAAAGGGAAGCAGGAGATGGGCGAGACCATCGAAGAAACGGCTCTGCGCGAAGTTTTGGAAGAAACAGGCGTAGCCGGACGATTGGGATCCAAGCTTGACATGATCACTTATGTGTATACACATCCAGTGACGGGCGAATCCATCGACAAAGAAGTCCATTATTATTTGGTGGAAGCTTACAACACGGAGATCACCGTGCAGCTAGAGGAAATCAATGATGTCCATTGGCATTCTGCAAAGGAAGCATGGGATTTGCAACTGCAACGGGGATACCGTAACAATGACAGCATTTTTCGCCTTGCATTCGAACAATTAGGGATAGAGGTGTAGTTCTATGAACATGAACAAATATATCGACCACACGCTGTTGAAGCCTGATGCTACACAAGAGATGATTGACAAGCTGTGCCAAGAAGCAAGAGAGCATGACTTCATGTCTGTATGTGTAAACCCTTATTGGGTAAAACGCTCTGCTGAACTCTTGGCAGGTTCTGATGTAAAAGTGTGCACGGTTATCGGTTTCCCTCTGGGAGCGAGCACAATCGAATCCAAAGCAGCCGAAACCCGCGATGCGATTGCAAACGGAGCGACTGAGGTAGATATGGTACTGAACGTGGGTGCCCTGAAATCCGGCGACCTGGAAACTGTCAAAAAAGACATCGCTGCTGTAAAGCAAGCGGCTGGCGATATTCTCTTGAAAGTGATTCTGGAAACCTGCCTCTTGACCGAAGAAGAAAAAGTAGTTGCGTGCAAGCTCTCCGTAGAGGCTGGTGCTGATTACGTAAAAACCTCCACAGGATTTTCAACAGGTGGAGCAACGGTTGAAGATATCGCCCTGATGCGTAAAACCGTAGGACCAAATGTAGGCGTAAAAGCGTCTGGTGGCGTTCGTGACGGTGAAACAGCGGTTGCGATGATCGAAGCAGGCGCGAGCCGTATCGGTACGAGCTCCGGTGTTTCCATTGTAACAGGAGCAAAAACAACAGGCAGCGGATACTAATACCAAAGAAAAGCCTGGCCGAGGTAAGGCCGGGCTTTTTCCGTCCTGCATGCTGAAGTTCCTATAGAGAGAGGATAGGGAGCGGGGAGGAGATTAGCAAAATGAAATTTGTTAAAGGAATCGTCATCCTGTTGGCTTTTTATGGGGTAGGCGTAGCTGCGAGCAAATGGCTGCATATTCCCCTGCCCGGGAACCTTGTGGGAATGCTGCTATTAACACTGGGACTGTGTATGGGATGGATACGAATGGATTGGGTGGAACAAGCGGGTACATTTTTAATTAGACACATGTTGCTCTTTTTCGTACCGATCATTGTCGGAGTTGCTTCCTATTTAAACGTATTCACACAAAACCCATTGCCAATCATACTATCGATGGTGCTTGGTCCATTGCTGGTCATGCTTGTGACTGGCGTGGTTGTGCAATGGTATATGAAGCATCATAAACAAAAATCAGAATCGTCCTTGCCGCAAGAAGGGAGGACTTTGGATGCTTAGTCCATTTTTTGCCATTTTAGTATCGATAGCAGGGTACAAAGGTGCAACTATGATCAACGCTCGATTCCATCGATTGCAGCCTCTTTTGGTGGCTGTGATCTTGGTCTGGACCATGTGGTGGGCATTTAGCGGTGATTGGGAGGCGTTTGCTGCCGGAGGATCGTGGATTTCCTTTTGGCTCGGTCCTGCAACGGTGGCACTCGCTATTCCGCTGGCTAAACAGATCAAGGAATTTGCTCATATTTGGCGCGGTGTTTTGCTTGGTGTATGTGCAGGCTGTGCAGTTGCGATCCTCGTCGTTATGGCGGTTCATTGGTGTCTAGGCTCAAATGAGCTCGTATACAAAAGCATGCTCAGCAAATCCGTGACCACCCCCATTGCGTTGGAGCTGAGTCGTTCCATAGGTGGGGAGCCTGCACTTGCAGCCTTTTTTACCGCGCTAACAGGGATGGTCGGTGTCATGATTGCCCGTCCTGTTCTCAAATGGGGAAAAATCACGGATGATTGGGCAATCGGGATCGCTATTGGTACGAGTGCACACGCCATTGGTACGGCTAGCTTGAACCGCGTTTCCCCTGTTCAAACGGCAGCGTCCAGTGTCGCAATGATCGTGGCTGGCGTCATTACTTCCATCTACTTGATACCATTTTCTTTCTAAAGGTGAGGTCAGTCGGACGACGCTTATCAGGGATAAGCCATTGAATAAACCGGGCTATTTGCGGCACGAATGGCAGCGCAACTAGAGAGCAGACGAGATTGAAGATCGTCTGTGAATGGGCGATTTGCATAGAAGGACTATCCGTTAAAAAGGCACTGACGAGGGCAAGCTGGGAAAGAAACGGTAAAAAAACAATCGCGCCTGCAACGTTGAAGAGCGTATGGCACCATGCGACCTGCTTGGATGCCGTATTTGTGCCAATCGCAGCGATGACAGCAGTAAAGCAGGTTCCGACATTCGCGCCCAATACGATGGCGAGTGCCGTTTCCATCGAAAGAATTTGATGACTGAGAAGGCCCATCGTGATCACGGTTGTAGCGGAACCGCTATGAATGAGCGCGGTGAAAATGACCCCGGTAATCAAACCGATCCAGATGGAATGGCTGCTCTCCAGAAAAAGCGAACGAAACGTCTCAGACTGCTCCAAAGGCTTCGCCATGACTTTCAATGTATCGATGCCGAGGAAGATCAGTCCGAAGCCGGCGACGACAAGACCAATGCAACGAATGTTTCGGCGCGGCATCAGCCAAAGGGCGACTCCGATGAGAAGCATGGGGATGGCAAAAGACTCGAGCTTGAGCGCAACCAGCTCCGTTGTCACGGTCGTGCCCAGATTGGTACCTAAAATGATGCCAACGGTTTGTGTGAACTGGATGATACCTGCGTTCGTCAGCCCAATCGTCAGGACGGTTACCGCACTGGAGCTTTGCAAGACAAAAGTAGCGAAGAGACCAATCCAGAAGCTATGGAGTGGGGTGCGAGTAAAGCGCCCCATCCATTCTTCCATTTTTTTGCCGGCGAGGTTTTGAAAGCCGGAGCGCATGGCATACATACCGAAAAGAAAAAACGTGAGCCCAAAGGTAAAAGGGGCGAGGATGGAGACTATCACAAGATACGTTCCTCCCTGTCCATTTTTAGCAAGTTACTATAACGCTATGCCTGTACTAGGGCAAGCATGACAAAGAGGAGGAATGGCTGCATGGCACGTGTGCTATTGAATCAACATCGGAAAAAGCGGCTAGAAGTAGGACATCCGTGGATTTTTAAATCAGAGGTATTAGAAATTCAAGGGGATGCAGAACCAGGTGAAATCGTCGAGGTCACCAATCACAAAGGACATTTCTTGGCAAAGGGCTACATCAACCCTGCTTCACAAATGATTGTACGCATTTTGAGCTACGACCAAAAGGAAGAGATCGACTACGACTTTTTCTTGCGGAAAATCAAGGAAGCGGCAGAATTCCGGACGAGATTTGTGGACAACCCACGGGCTTGCCGTGTGATTTACGGGGAAGCTGACTTTTTGCCTGGACTCATCGTCGATCGCTACGAGGATACATTGGTTGTCCAAGTCCTCTCATTGGGGATGGAGAAGCGCATCGATTGGATTCGGGATGCACTGGTAGAGGTATTTGCTCCGACTGGTATTTATTTGCGCAATGATGTACCTGTCCGTGAACTGGAAGGGCTCACACAGGGCAAAGAGGTCCTGTACGGAGAGTGTCCGCGTGAGGTATTAATCGAAGAAAACGGATTGAAATACTATGTGGATATCGTAGAGGGGCAAAAGACGGGCTTTTTCTATGATCAGCGGGAAAATCGCGCCTCCATCGCGCCATTGATGAAAGGCTGGGGCGAAAAGCACGGCATTTCCCTGACGAGTATGGAAGTAGACGGCGAGACAAAGCAGGTGCCTGTAGACAAGCGGGGGAAAGCGGTCAAAAATCCGTTTTGGGATGGCGCTGAGGTATTGGAATGCTTTACACATACGGGTTCCTTTACCCTGAACGCATGCAAGCACGGTGCGAAAAAAGTGACAGCCCTCGATATTTCCGAGCACGCTATCGAAACAGCGAAGCGAAACATTACACTCAATGGCTTCTTACATCGTGTTGATTTTGTGGTGGCGAATGCGTTTGATTACTTGCGTGAAAATGTAGAGGCAGGCAAGAGCTGGGATGTAGTCATTCTTGACCCGCCAGCGTTCGCGAAATCGCGTGGAGCAGTGAAAGGCGCTTGCCGCGGTTACAAAGACATTAACTTAAACGGAATGAAGCTCGTTCGTCAGGGCGGCTTTCTCGTTACCGCATCTTGCTCGTACCATATGTCGCCTGAGCTGTTCCTGCAAACGATTCAAGAGGCAGCGGTCGATGCGAAAAAGATATTGCGCCTGATTGAATGGCGAGGAGCGGGCAAGGATCACCCGCAAATCAGTGGGGCTGATGAGGCTCATTACTTGAAATTTGCCATCTTTGAAGTAAGAGATCGTCGATAGAGAAAAAGAAAAACAGCGTCCGCATTAAAACGGCGCTGTTTTTCTTTTCGGCTTTTAGTCTGATTTAAGAAATTGGTTTTTCAAAAATCAATTCGAAGTATTTGGCGATACCATCGCCCCCGATGCTTGGAGCAAAGATTTGCACCAAACGCCAGCCTTCCTTGGCGTGCTCGTGGACAACGGTCTGATAATCTTCTTTTGGTTGGCGTCGAAAAGAGGACAGCTCAACTCGGACGAATTTGTATTCAAACATGTTCTTTCCCCCCGCTTGTATCGTCTCTCTTTTTATACGCGCGACGAGCGGAAAGAGTTGCACAAAGAATGCGAATCATTTCGAATGAAGAAATAAGTGCTCATGACAATTGCTTGTCATTTTTTACACGCCTGACGAGATCGAGTGCCTCCTTGAACCCCAGTTCCTTGCCTAAAAAGACTTGTCCTTCGGCGGGGGTAGAAGCGCGGGCCTGGCTTAAGTTCTGAAGCTCGTGCGTCAAGAGATGCTCGACCAGATAAAGCTGTACCTGACCAATTTCCCGTTCGCTTTTCCGATCACGCTCCTTGAATTTAGCCCGCTGTTGACTTTCCTCCACATACTTGTCAATATCATCCTCCAAAAAATGTGAGGCATTGCAGATGATATGGCGGTAGTCATCCGTCTTAGAGGGAATGGTACGGATGGTGTGACCGAGATGGGCGAGGAGAAATTTGTTCAAGACGATTGGGTCACGGGTGTAGTTGTTATGCAGCAGGGAATATTCCCCCAAAAAAGAACCGCTGTCCTTATCATAGCTATGCAATAAAGTGTAAGAAGAGCAGTACGTGCAGTACAGTAAATAATCTCTCATGGAAATCCCTCCAAAAAATAGCTCCATGACAGGAATTTTATTTATATCGTATGAGAAAAAACGTGAGCAGGTGATACTTGCTTCTCTTGTTTTTGGCGTTTGGTTTGTGTATGCTAAATGACGGGCTCGGCCCGGTAAATAGAGCAGATGTTGGGCTTTTGCATAGCATAGGAGAGAGTAGAAACTGGGTAGACTCTCCGGGTATCGTACGGAGGGGAAAGGAGCATGACACAGATGGGAAATCAAAAGATTCGACTGGGCATTATTTATGGAGGAAAATCCTCAGAGCATGAAGTTTCATTGCGTACGGCCATGTCCATTATGCAGGCTGTAGATGCAAATAAATATGAGGTAACCCCTGTGTACGTTCAATTGGATGGCTCTTGGGTGACTGGAGAAACACTGGCAGGTCAACTGCCGGATAAGATCGAAGCGTTGCGCTTATCGGCAAAAACACCAGTTAGTAACGAGGCAACAGAGACAGGGCAAGAGCTGGCAGTAACAAGCAAGTCAGGCTCGCTGTTTGCCATGAATGAGCAAATGGATGTTGTTTTCCCTGTGGTTCACGGACCATTTGGCGAGGATGGGACGATTCAAGGACTGCTGGAATTGGCGAATATCCCGTACGTGGGAACCGGAGTAATGGCTTCCGCTGTAGGAATGGATAAATGGATGATGAAGACCGTCTTTGCACAGGCTGGACTACCGCAAGTGAAATATGTAGGCTTGCTGCGCTCTCAATGGGAAAAAGGCCAGGACGATGTCATGGATCGGATCGAGCGTGAACTCGGCTATCCGTGTTTCGTCAAACCAGCGAATATGGGCTCCAGCGTAGGGATTAATAAAGCGAAAAATCGTGAGGAACTTAAGCACGCATTAGATGTAGCTGCCAAATTCGACCGCAGATTGATCGTGGAAGAGTTCGTTCAGGTTCGTGAGTTGGAGATTGGCGTTTTGGGGAATGAAGAACTGATGACATCTGTCGTTGGGGAAGTCATTGCCGCTAAAGAATTTTACGATTATGAAGCCAAGTACAAGGGGGCGGGAACAGAGCTCTCCATTCCTGCCATCGTTCCCGAGCATGTATCCGAACAAATCGCGGAAATAGCCAAGCAGGCATTCCAAGCACTCGATGGCTCTGGCCTTTCCCGTGTAGACTTTTTCTGGGATGAAAAAAACGACAAACTCTATATCAACGAAGTGAATACGATGCCAGGCTTTACGCCGTTTAGCATGTATCCAATGCTCTTCCAAGCTGCGGGTGTGGGCTACAGCGAGCTGATCGATCGTCTGGTACAACTCGCTATCGAGCGACATGCGGATAAAGGTCGCAACGTCGTAGATGCGGAAGAGTTGGAGTAATCATGAGAAAAAAGATGCTGATGAATCGGCATCTTTTTTTTTGTGTGGATGGAGGAACGAAATTCGGCCAGCGTATCTCTTTTAACTGTATCCGAAGAATATTATCACTTGAAATGAGAATGATAATCGTTTACATTATACATGGGACGTTTTACCAGTTATGTAAGTCGCAATGCTTGAATAAAAAATTGGATCAAGCAAGAGGAGAGGTAACATGTTCGTAGTCAAGCATATCGCAGAGCATGCAACGATGCAGAGCTTTCTCAATTGTTATCTCCGAGAAACAGGTAGGGGCGAGTGGGTCAATCGAAAAGACGAAATTACAAAGCAGCTAACGAAAATCATACAGCCGAGTTCAACGGGTACGTACCTTCATTGTGAACTCCCGCATCAGGGGATCTCCCTCTATGTCAGTGTCAAATATCATTCCGTGATAGGCAGGCATTTGTTTCATTATCCAGCTTGCTACCGAAGTGGTGACTGCACTCGTTTCGTTCAGGCGGACTACTTGACATTAGCGGTTCTTTTGATCAAAGAACTAACGCTTCAGCATGGGGAAAATGCAGTTCCGGATGAATTAGTCTTGCGGATGATTCAAAGCTGCCAAAGCATTGAGAAATTTGTTCGGACGCGCCAAAGTAATGCCGAGATGTTATATGGCGTGGAACAAAGCTTCATCGAAGCAGAGCAGGCGCTTTTGTTCGGTCACTTGTTCCATCCAACGCCGAAGAGTCAGCAAGGAATTCCTGAGGCCAAGCAAGCGTTGTATGCACCGGAGTGTTGCGGGAAGTTTCAACTCCACTTGTTTGCAGCCCATCCATCGATTGTTCATGAAAAATCTGGGCAAAAAGAATCCGCTACGCAATTACTGAAGGATGAGTTTCCTTCGATAGCTGATGTTGATCCATCATTTTCAATCGTCCCGATTCATCCGCTCCAAGCAGAATGGTTGCTCGAAAAGGTAGCTGTACAAACCTTGATCCGGAAAGGGTTGCTTCTATACCTGGGGCCAGCGGGTGAGGAGTATATGGCGACATCTTCTCTTCGAACGGTTTATCATCCTGAGAAGAAATACATGCTCAAGCTGTCAGTCCCAATCAAAGTTACGAATTCATTACGGGTCAACAAGTTAAGTGAGATGGAGATTGGTTTAGAGGCGAAGCAACTTTTTGAAACAGGGATCGGTGAAGTGAGTCGCAAGTATCCGGGCTTTGGCTTTATCTCTGATCCGGCTTACATCACGATCATGTTGGAGCATGAGGGAGAAACGGGATTTGAAGTAATCCTGCGTGATAATCCCTTTATGGGGAGGAATGCAGAACAAGTCACGCAAATCGCGGCACTCGTGCAAGATCCACTTCCTGGTTACAAGAGTCGGTTGGCAACGATCATCCACTATCTGGCACAAAAGGAAGGGAAGGCGCCGGATGTAGTTAGTCTGGAATGGTTTAAGCGGTATGTAGACATTTCATTGAAACCAATGGTATGGCTCTATCTAAAATACGGAATTGGCTTGGAAGCTCATCAACAGAATAGTGTTGTCACGCTCAAAGACGGATACCCCGATCAGTTCTTTTATCGTGATAATCAAGGCTACTATTTCTCAGAATCGATGCAAGAAGTATTAGAGACAGAATTGCCTGGGGTTGGCAAGGCGAGTAGGAACATTTACAAAGACCATCTTGTCGATGAGCGAATCACCTATTATATGATTTTTAACCATATGTTTGGACTTATTAATGGATTTGGAACGGAAGGTTTAATTGACGAACAAATCTTATTGGCAGAGATGCATGAGGTTTTGACGGAGTTTTTACCTATAAATCGAGAGGCGTCGAAGTTTCTAGAGAATCTACTTACGCGTGAACAGCTTCCGTGTAAGGCGAATTTGCTCACGCGCTTCTATGATTTGGATGAATTAACCCAACCGGAAGAGAGATCATCTGTTTTTGTTTACATAGATAATCCTTTAGCAAAGGTAAAGCAGACCGAAAAGGCAGGGCAGCATGCTTTTGGATAGCTTGAAGAGACTTGGAGGATAAGGTATGGAGTTAACAATACAAGATTTCTCGATTGAAGAGGCACTTCACTCGACACAGTACGTGCAGGTGAGAAGAAGGGTGTTTCGACAATGCATCGAGTCATTGCTCTATGAGGGAATTGTGATTCCTGAGACCATCCAAGAGGATGACGAGACGATTTATACCCTACATGGGCTTGATGAGGGAGATCTGCCTGTTCGCTATCGGTGCCGGGGGCGGAAAAGTCCTAGTTTTGGGCTGGTACGTTTAGGGAAGGATCCCGTTACTCGAGTTGCTTTCGATCAAAGCGGAGTCGCACAGCAAGAATCTGAAGCGATATCCCTCACTCGTTTTTTAGTGGAAGTCTTCCGAATGAATAAGGTAGATGAACAAAGACTGAAGCTATTTGCGAATGATCTGGAGCAAACGTTGTTAAAGGATACATTGGCTCAATACTATCGGGTGCAAAATGATATTCGGATGCAGGGCAAATCATACGATGAGCTGGAAGGGGATTTGATGGACGGTCACCCTTACCATCCTAGCTATAAATCACGTGTTGGATTTACCTACGTAGATCATTTTGCCTATGGTCCTGAATTTAAGCAGGAAGTTCATTTTCTATGGCTAGCGATACATAAGCGATATTCTCAAGTATCCATTGATCAAGGGAAAAATTTCGATGACCTTCTTTTGGATGAATTAGGTCGAGACCATAAAGAAGCCTTTCAACAAATCATCGTCAATCATGGATGTGATCCGGATCAGTATGCCTTCGTGCCTGTCCATCCTTGGCAGTGGCGTAATCATATCGTGCCTGGATTCCTGGACGATATCCATCGCAAAGAGATCATTGTGCTAGGAGTAGGCTCTGATGGTCATCGTCCACAACAATCCATTCGCACCTTTGCTAACAAAAGTAATCCGCATAAACCGTATCTGAAACTCTCGATCAACGTGGTGAATACCTCAGCGGCACGTCATCTCACCCCGCACTCACTGGCAAGTGCACCCATTGTTTCGAGGTGGCTCAAGGAGATTACGGACGAAGATGTGTATTTACGAGACGTGCAAAAGGTGATCATGCTCCAGGAGTTTGCGGCAGTGGCATACGATCCTCCCCCTGCTTCTGAACTGGTGGAAATGGTTACATTCGGAGTAATTGGGTGCATGTGGAGAGAAAGTCTCATCCCTCATCTCGAAACGGGAGAAGATGCGGTTCCTTATAACGCATTAGCGGCAGTAGAGGTGGATGAGGTGCCGTTCATTGATCGCTGGATTCGTGAGCAAGGGCTAGAGAATTGGCTTGTGCGATTATTGGAAAGCAGTGTTTTGCCAGTCGTTCATATTCTGGTGAAACACGGAATTGCCATGGAAACCCACGCACAGAATATGATCCTGGTGCATCGGGATGGTGTTCCTACTCGGGTAGCATTGAAGGATTTTCACGAAGATTTGATTTTTTGCCAACCGTTCTTGAGTGAGCCGGACAAATGCCCGAACTTCGCGGAAGTGCATGAATATTACGCAACGAAGCCCGACGATGTGATGTTTCACATGAATGAAACTTCAACAGTCAGAGATTTGACGTTAGAGACCTTATTTCTGATCAATCTGGGGCAACTCGCACGGCTATTGGAAGAACATTACGGATATGCCGAAGAGCGCTTCTGGGAGATGGCCGCTCAGGTTTTGGAGGGGCACCAACAACGATTCCCGGAATTGGCGGAACGATTTACGCAATTTGATCTGTTTGTTCCAAGTGTGCAAGTAGAGAAATTGACCAAGAAAAAGCTATATACAACGAACGAGAACTATCATTTACATGAAGTTCCCAATCCTTTGTTCGAGGCAAGGAAAAGGCTTCATTCCATGGCTGTAGGAGGTTACTAGCATGTTCATTGTAAATCAAAACGAGATTTCAGTGCTTGAATTGGAGAGACATAAGCAAGGATTCGAAAGCATGGATCATTTTCGACAGCCAGAAGGAAAGAGGTACGCCGTCTGCATAGCTGACCCACTTGACGTGATTAGTCTTGTTCAATATTTACGTGAGCATGATGCCTCCGTGTTGTTAATTCATGGGGAAACCCCAATGGAAACAGCTTATCAGATGGCCGTGAAGGCAAGATGTTATGGGCTTGTTTATCAGGAGACGAAGCACTTCTTGTCCATCACGGATAAACAACAGAGCGAAAAACCATCGCTCTACCAATATAGCTCAGGCACAACGGGAGACGCGAAGCTCATCGGGAGAAGTTGGGAGGATATCCAAACAGAAATTCATGCTTACAACCAGTTGTTTCAGGGAGAGGAAGCGTTAACCCCGATCGTGCTGGCATCGGTGACACATTCGTATGGATTGATATGTGGAGTTTTGGCAGCTTTGGAGCGGGGGAGTAAGCCTTCGATTGTGACGCACAAAAATCCGAAGTTTGCTTTGCAGGTGATTCAAGATACTCCCCAGCATATTGTGTATGGTCTGCCAGTCTTTTATCACATCTTATCTAGCTTTACGCGAGAGCAGGTACGCTTTCACCGGTTAATGACATCAGGAGCTCCCATGCCAGAAGGCCTGTTTCTCAAGCTGCAAGGCATGAGCGACATCTTGATGCAACAATATGGATGCTCCGAGGGGGGATGCGTCAGTATGAGTAAGCAGATGCGGACCCATACAGATCTGGGAGTTCCCCTTTCCCATGTAACAATGACAGCAGGCGAAAATGAAGAACAACCCGGTGAAATTAAGATTTGGAATGGACAGAACGAAATAGCGACGCAGGATTTAGGTTTCTGGACAGGAGAAGGACATATTCAATTTGTATCAAGGATGGATGATGTGATAAACGTTTCTGGCTTAAAGGTATTTCCTTTAGAGGTCGAGGACGTCATTTTGAAAATGAGTGGGATAAAAGAAGTTGTCGTGTATCGTGGACATCATCCGGTCATGGGAGAGATTGTGAAGGCGCAGGTTATTGCAGAGGGAGGAGCTACGTCTGAACAAATCAGGAAATGGTGCCAGGATCGTTTGCCAGGCTATAAAGTCCCATTCGAAATCCAATGCGTGAAGAGCATTCCTAAAACAGCTACAGGAAAAATCAGCCGTCGATTAGTAGAAACGGAGACGATCAGTAAATGACACGATCAGAAAGAATCGAGCAAATCCATACGATCATGACCGAAAAATTAAAATTATCGCATATTCACACGCTAGAAGAGTCTATGAGATTGAATGAGGATCTACATATAGATTCGATTATGCTATTGCAACTGATTGTGTATATCGAAGAAGATTTGCAATTGGTAGTTCCTGCTCATGAGTTAGATCCACGAATCTTCCAAACGGTTGGATCGCTCCTTACTTTTGTTGAACAGCTGGAACCGCAGCATGTATCGAAATAGCGTCTATACAAACAGCGAGTGGGGGATACAGAATGGTTAAGGTTCATTGCATCATTTCTTGCCTATGCGAAGTGATTAAGCGCCGCACAAAGATTGATTATCGTCCCTATTATTTTGGCATATGGGATGCCGAGTACTCCATTACAGATCAAGGTGTGGTCACCTATTACATTGATAACCATGAGGAGATTATCAAGGGATATGAGCGACTTTTCCGAGCGAAAGTAACAGAATGGTATGATCATT
The window above is part of the Brevibacillus brevis NBRC 100599 genome. Proteins encoded here:
- the mtaB gene encoding tRNA (N(6)-L-threonylcarbamoyladenosine(37)-C(2))-methylthiotransferase MtaB, producing MSTVAFHTLGCKVNSYETEAIWQLFKADGYERVDFEQEDADVYVINTCTVTNTGDKKSRQVIRRAIRRNPEAIVAVTGCYAQTSPSEIAQIPGVDIVVGTQGREKLIEYVDQIRAERTPINAVGNIMKARDFEELDVPNFTDRTRASLKIQEGCNNFCTFCIIPWARGLMRSRKPESVVEQAQKLVEAGYLEIVLTGIHTGGYGEDLEDYNLAKLLIDLHQVEGLKRIRISSIEASQITDEVIEVINNSDRVVRHLHVPLQAGDDEVLKRMRRKYTTAEFYERMVKVREALPGAAITTDVIVGFPGETEEQFWNGYEFMKKIGFAEMHVFPYSMRTGTPAARMTDQIPEEEKNERVAKLLELNQELTLAYSKKFVGDVLEVIPERPFKEAPDSGLLMGYSDNYLNVVFPGDESMIGKICKVRLDEPGSEYCKGTFVRVVETEALPYLKERAI
- a CDS encoding NUDIX hydrolase encodes the protein MTEISAGGVVYQKQDAEYMLLLIEDRYGKVTLAKGKQEMGETIEETALREVLEETGVAGRLGSKLDMITYVYTHPVTGESIDKEVHYYLVEAYNTEITVQLEEINDVHWHSAKEAWDLQLQRGYRNNDSIFRLAFEQLGIEV
- the deoC gene encoding deoxyribose-phosphate aldolase, with translation MNMNKYIDHTLLKPDATQEMIDKLCQEAREHDFMSVCVNPYWVKRSAELLAGSDVKVCTVIGFPLGASTIESKAAETRDAIANGATEVDMVLNVGALKSGDLETVKKDIAAVKQAAGDILLKVILETCLLTEEEKVVACKLSVEAGADYVKTSTGFSTGGATVEDIALMRKTVGPNVGVKASGGVRDGETAVAMIEAGASRIGTSSGVSIVTGAKTTGSGY
- a CDS encoding CidA/LrgA family protein, which gives rise to MKFVKGIVILLAFYGVGVAASKWLHIPLPGNLVGMLLLTLGLCMGWIRMDWVEQAGTFLIRHMLLFFVPIIVGVASYLNVFTQNPLPIILSMVLGPLLVMLVTGVVVQWYMKHHKQKSESSLPQEGRTLDA
- a CDS encoding LrgB family protein, which encodes MLSPFFAILVSIAGYKGATMINARFHRLQPLLVAVILVWTMWWAFSGDWEAFAAGGSWISFWLGPATVALAIPLAKQIKEFAHIWRGVLLGVCAGCAVAILVVMAVHWCLGSNELVYKSMLSKSVTTPIALELSRSIGGEPALAAFFTALTGMVGVMIARPVLKWGKITDDWAIGIAIGTSAHAIGTASLNRVSPVQTAASSVAMIVAGVITSIYLIPFSF
- a CDS encoding Na/Pi cotransporter family protein: MIVSILAPFTFGLTFFLFGMYAMRSGFQNLAGKKMEEWMGRFTRTPLHSFWIGLFATFVLQSSSAVTVLTIGLTNAGIIQFTQTVGIILGTNLGTTVTTELVALKLESFAIPMLLIGVALWLMPRRNIRCIGLVVAGFGLIFLGIDTLKVMAKPLEQSETFRSLFLESSHSIWIGLITGVIFTALIHSGSATTVITMGLLSHQILSMETALAIVLGANVGTCFTAVIAAIGTNTASKQVAWCHTLFNVAGAIVFLPFLSQLALVSAFLTDSPSMQIAHSQTIFNLVCSLVALPFVPQIARFIQWLIPDKRRPTDLTFRKKMVSSRWK
- a CDS encoding class I SAM-dependent rRNA methyltransferase; its protein translation is MARVLLNQHRKKRLEVGHPWIFKSEVLEIQGDAEPGEIVEVTNHKGHFLAKGYINPASQMIVRILSYDQKEEIDYDFFLRKIKEAAEFRTRFVDNPRACRVIYGEADFLPGLIVDRYEDTLVVQVLSLGMEKRIDWIRDALVEVFAPTGIYLRNDVPVRELEGLTQGKEVLYGECPREVLIEENGLKYYVDIVEGQKTGFFYDQRENRASIAPLMKGWGEKHGISLTSMEVDGETKQVPVDKRGKAVKNPFWDGAEVLECFTHTGSFTLNACKHGAKKVTALDISEHAIETAKRNITLNGFLHRVDFVVANAFDYLRENVEAGKSWDVVILDPPAFAKSRGAVKGACRGYKDINLNGMKLVRQGGFLVTASCSYHMSPELFLQTIQEAAVDAKKILRLIEWRGAGKDHPQISGADEAHYLKFAIFEVRDRR
- a CDS encoding DUF4177 domain-containing protein, which produces MFEYKFVRVELSSFRRQPKEDYQTVVHEHAKEGWRLVQIFAPSIGGDGIAKYFELIFEKPIS
- a CDS encoding D-alanine--D-alanine ligase, translating into MGNQKIRLGIIYGGKSSEHEVSLRTAMSIMQAVDANKYEVTPVYVQLDGSWVTGETLAGQLPDKIEALRLSAKTPVSNEATETGQELAVTSKSGSLFAMNEQMDVVFPVVHGPFGEDGTIQGLLELANIPYVGTGVMASAVGMDKWMMKTVFAQAGLPQVKYVGLLRSQWEKGQDDVMDRIERELGYPCFVKPANMGSSVGINKAKNREELKHALDVAAKFDRRLIVEEFVQVRELEIGVLGNEELMTSVVGEVIAAKEFYDYEAKYKGAGTELSIPAIVPEHVSEQIAEIAKQAFQALDGSGLSRVDFFWDEKNDKLYINEVNTMPGFTPFSMYPMLFQAAGVGYSELIDRLVQLAIERHADKGRNVVDAEELE